ctaaacgcacacacatacacacacagtgccAGTGCTGGTGATGGCAGGCCTGTGTACTCTGGGCACCTGCTGCTTTGTTGGCTTTTTCCACACGGATTACCGGAGACTCCGTGCGGAAGCCACAGCCTCACCAGATACGGTGACAGACCAGTCAACAGGAGGAGACACCTGGGCAAACAGCACTGATGCATAAAAGGAAGGACTGATCTAACAGCAAGAGAAACCACTGATGACCGTGTTTACACACACTTTAAGAAGCCTTTTACCTCATTAACATTGAAGATACGTGCCTTAAATGCTCAGAAGTGGTACTTAACCGCAATTAAATGCAATCTTGATCTcaaattctaaatgttttgattgTAATACAGGGTACATGGATTTTTAGCTGTTGAAcctaatgcatatttttttttttttttttttttttacaatgtcgttttttatatgatgtttatgtttttgggTGTTCAAAGTTAGAAACTAACTTTAACTTTTTGAAATTATGAAAGAGAGATTTTAGTGCAATAAAATGATCACACGACTAACTTTCTACCTTAAAAAGGTACATAAAGAGTTGCTGGGTTAGAATGACTGGCGGTGGTTAAAAAACGTTTTACTTTTTTGCAAATCTTTTAGagaatttgcaaaaacaaataaaattgtgttatttttttaacctagtTAAAATAATCTTACTGCAGTTTGagattggaatgcacaatgaaatcaatttttgagaattgttaaaaacagttaaaaaaaacgagtaaaaaaaactaaataaaatttgcaCAATTTACTTTATTCCTTACaggtttaaatgtaattgtttttttcctcagagaATTGTGACTGTAAAAGTGACCATTAGTTTGTTTTATCGTGAAAAAAGCTTCCATACTCTATATAGCTATACTAGGATTTAAACTGTGGTATTGATTcaaaatattgcagttttgtgcAATACTTAATTCTGATCATTCACTGTGTgctcaaaatgttttgaatgagGGCTAAACTGTACTTTGAACTCTAAGAACTCTTATGGTCTCTTTCCTTTCATTTAATTGAAGTTCTGATCAGCATTTAATTtccagctttttatttatttatttagcaaagtaGCCATGCGATAAGTATGACTATATTCATATTGGCATTTACATTAACCCCAGGAGTACTCAGGGGCCATATGTATCACTATCTATACCTATTCCTAACTCGACCAAAACTTTTTATATggtaataaaatcaaatatacactcaaaaacattgtttttggaAAGTCATTTTTCACTCAATATGTTCATCATCTACACATCTCATAAATTTTAATTGTATGAACAAATCAAAAGGAAAATTGTCAGTAATCCATAAATGATTGTGTTAGTCCAAATCCTCTTAAATGCATGCAAGAACAAGACATAAGcagggtgattttttttttttttttttttttttggttttgtatttttgtaaaaaaaaaaaaaaaaaaaaaaggaagacatATCATCCCAAACATGGCATTACAGTGGCAAAAGAGCTCGGTCTGCTTTACATTAGGCACACCATTGAGAATGCAGAATTACCTGTAACCGAACTCTAAgtcgttttttttaatcaaaatgacataaaacGCATAAAAACAAGTAGATTCACACCATGGTTGTTTGAGCAAAACAAAGCTCTTCATCATGGTTTGCTAAACAccaagtattttaaaaagaccTACACTTACCACAGAGCCTATGAcaatgggttaaaaaaaaaaaaaaaaaaaaaaaaaaaaaaaaaaaacactacacaaACATATCAAGGGCCCAAAAAAGGTCTGACATTTCCCAATATCACTACTTTGGATCCGGATGGATGTCACTAAACCTTGAAATGCCACATAAACAGGCAGGTGTGACAGTCTGAAgtgatgcattgtgggatttCAGAGCTGAAGGGCACAGAACTGCTGATAAACAGCCAGGATATGATGGTCGAGCTCAGCAGTAAACAGCAGGTTCTCAAGAGTGCCCATATACTGCTGGATGATCACATGATGCTGTGGACGACAATGAAGATAATTAATAAGATGTTAAATGACCAACAAAACACAGTACAAACGTGGATCAGGACTACCATGAGGAAGATCTGCTGTAGCCTCTCGATGCAGTTCTTGTACCAGCTGGTGTTGATGTCTACTCCACTCGTTTCACAGCGAACCAGGTGCTCCGTCAGTAACATAATGAAGcgctgaaagaaagagagagataacaACAGTTCTTTTGTCATCTCTTAGCTTCAGGCACTGTCTTCAAATAtcataatgaaacacaaaagacacggagagagacaaaaagacatgaaaagaatgtaatgtttattcTTTCCTGACAAATAGGAACTAGGTGTAAAAAGGGTTGTGACAATAACAGGGGCACATCTtttgcagctttattttttagtCATAAACcctgtataaaataaaaaaaactctttatatTAGGATCTGCATTGTCATAGACGCACCTGAAATATAACAAGGAAAAGGTTCTTCTGTTCGCTCTGGGCTGACTCCACTTTCTCCTGCAGCCTCTCAATCTGTTCCTCCAACTGACCCTCCTCATCCTCACTGTTCTTCTCCATGTCTTCTTCATCACCACTGTCCCGCTGCTACAGGAAGAGAGAAACTTGTCAGATCTCAAACACATAAGGCCCGACACTCTTGGTAACTAATGGACAATACCCTGTATCATGCTTTATAATAATGGTTTAAAgtaaaggttttaaaagaacGTACATTACAAccaaatattctttaaaaaaatataaaaataaataaaataataataaatagttatttataaGTTATTGGTTCAAAATTATGTCGCAATAATTATTGcatcattaattaattgaagACCTAGGGCCTCTTCCAAAAAACTTTAGCAAAACAAGGTTTACCAAATCAGCCAGGTTTAtaacttgttttctgaaacaGGCCTTTGGAGAAAGCCAGTGTTTTCAttgacacattaaaataatcttaatcTTAATAATCTTAAAGTTAATGTGCTTAACTGTGCTCAtagagtgtatatatattagtgtagaatatatatatatatatatatatatatatatatatatataaaccacaATTTAAACTGTGTGTGTCAGATCTGCTTCATGTTAAACAGTGACAGCTCTTAAAGTAATAGCGGCCAAATAACCAAATctcaaagaacaaaaacaatttcaCTTTTGTAGCGTTAAGGATTAATCTATATTCAGTTTAGAATTCAGTGTTTGatagcttttcatttcattaacatttttagtggattaagttatttttagtcTAATGAAAGCTAAAATTGATCTCTTTACACGGTAAATGTTAGTATAGTCAacattacatttagaaaataatttccTCCCTGACCCAATGATAGCAATTTTTGGTTGGTCAGATTTGCTTGAGTCACTCAGTCCAAAGGTACGGCCACCTATCCAATATGGCATTATTGTAgctaagaaaattattttgcttttttggaagaaaaatgttAGGCCTCTCTTCTCCGACTGGTTAACCGGACTTACTTCTACTCTACATCTTGAAAGAATCTGATATTCTATCTCTGGGAATGCTGAAAAATTTGATAAAATGTGGGACCCagtgtttacttttcttttgagCTACAAGGACcaatgatgttttcatttttttaattttatgattattatttttttaatatatgattattgtaatttatttttggtaggaTATGCTGGTCTTGTACACCGCCCATTCTccctttttgtcttatttttgtgcttcattttacATATTGCACCAATATTTCTCTTGTTTTGAAGcgtttgtctgtttgttattCTTGTCTgcaaaaaccataataaaaataataatctacagAAAATAATTTCCTAGAGACATCTCTAGTATTGGCATCAGTGACATtgagtcataaaaaaaaaaaaaaaaaaaaaaaaaacccaggtcattaaacacactaaaaattacattgtatttatgttttttccaCATGAATTTCAAGACTGAATGCAAAATTATTGCAACAAAAGTATCATGattatttcaccaaaaaactgttttttttaatcaattgacAGTcctacttaaaaaaacaaaaaacaacaacaacaacaacaacaacaataggGAAAAGCTTTGCTCAGTAATTTAGATGAGTTTTTTTGTAGTAATCTGAATCACAATAAAGATACTGTGtggtttgaaatatatttactctGTATAAGGAATCTATTCTCATCTGAATGAGAGTAGTTTTTGTAGTGTCTGGCTCTGGGCGGGatgtaaaaaaagaattcaGTAATCCCTCCTCAACAGAATATGTTGTCTCAGGCACCAATTCAACGCTCTGGCTAGACACTGACCAACCAGAAGCCAAATTTCCAGTTGTCCGTCTGGTCTATCCTCACTAGTTGCTGGATGAGAAAGTGTATTGGCGAAGGGCCGGCGTCTACATTATTACTACAGCAACCAATGTTGACATTTCAGATACTAACTGTCTACACTGCACAAACAAATGATGCAATGTAAGGCCCTACTAAAGTAACAGTGAAGAACAAGCAATCCCAAAGATCAGaacagcagaaagaaaaaaaaaaaaaaaaaaaaaaaaaaagtgtgctgtGTGGTTTCAACAAAAGCCCACATGCAAATGTCTTAGCAGTCAAATGTTTTTGCTCTACCTTTTTGTTGTGTTGCTTCTCCAGCTTTTCTTTTGCCTCGTCCAGCTCTTTCTGAATCTTCTGCACGTGTTTGTTCATCTTCCGGATGGTGGAATGTAGAATCTCCCACACATAAAATCTGCATAGACCCGTTGAACCTAAATCAGTTACAGCTGCGGTGACCTCACCTTTACAAGCGAGTGTTTTCTAATGGTTTACCTGGTGAAATCATGAGCCATTTCCGGAGAAAATACCCAGTTGGCCACAGCTGCACAGTCCACAATCTGGGTCCGTATTAGCTTGTCCACTAACACCGAGATCATCTGAAAAAGTACATTGGCAGAAGGAGCTCTCATACACGCCGCGGCTGGCGTGCAATcggataaaaacataaaatgacatCTGAATGATCTCACCTGAGGATGGTTTCTCCAGAACTCGTACAGAACCCTGAGGATGTGGAGTTTCCCCTCATCGCTGTCTGTAAGTGTCTTCAGAACCTCGTGGAACCTGACAGAGTAAAAGAACCGCACCTGAGCATTTTACAAGCTTTGATACGTTCTCAATGATCTGTGCTTTTAGCGATTAAAGGCGGTGTTTGTGAGCAGAAGGAGAGGGAGCACAGAGCCAGCCGCTGGCAGGCCTGTGTGGGGTTTGGCAGGAGATACTCACTTGGCCAGGGCACTGAAGGAATGACTGAAAGACTTTGCAGCCAAATGGAGCAGCGTCTGCAGGAACACTTCAATCTTTAGAGGGTTGAAGCCATCGCCCTCGTCTGGAGAGAAAGTAgaagtgtaattacaaacagaaaaccacacatttacattcactCACTTAtgagatgcttttatccaaagcgataTACAAATGAGGAACATCAAGCAATCTGTAATAAGATCCAAATATACTCAATACACAATGCCAAGCTATGATGTTAAACATTTACTTCTAccagttaataatttttttttcctagtgcACTTTCCGATAATTGAGTATTTTAAGAAGGCCAAcaatttagaaatattaaaatgaatacaactGAACATAAATCAATGGAAGctaaatgcaaattttaaaactttaaaagcttttgaaaagaaaagtttcatgctcatcaaggctgtttatttgctcaaaaacagtgtagtttacattttatgaacCATAACTACAGTTTTAAAGAACTGTTCACgtttttttagaaatacaaaTCTATCCcgtcatgaaaaagctttcagaaattattctgtGTCAATTTGCTGcttgggttgtttttttgttttttccacgattacataatgaaatgtatatacacatatattataaattacgTAAATAATGTGTAGTTTGGTAATTATCTgagtatttctgtatttaaaaccaataaaacatccTTAATTGATAAGTTACTTTAAAATGGCATATCAGACCAAAAGGCAGacccaccatcatcatcatcctggTTTGGATTAGGGACATCTTTCAGAACAATAAGAATTTCCTCATTAGACGCCCGGTTTTTGATAGCATTGCCCACTGTAGTTGCCATAGCTAATCCTGGTAATGTACCTGAAACAAATTTAGACAACAACAAGGCACattacacatttacacaaaaatactaGTGTACTCGTCGAATCACAGATGTGTTCTTGAGCCTGAACATACTGTCAGCCTCGTCTCCGTATTTATAGGTGCACACAGGGTTAGCTGGGATCAGGGCAGAGAAACTCGGAGGAACAATGTCCACTATCCGCTGATGATACGACAACCTGCAGGTTTGTAATCAGGGCTCAGTGTAAATAAACCGAAAATAATCAACTGGGTACGATTagctattataaaaaaaaaagagatgtgaATTCTACCTCATACACTTTTCCAAAACCTCTTTAACAAACTTGGGTTTGGGCTTTTCAATGTCCTGAGTCAAGCAGTCAGCCCTGACGAGAAAATTCAAtactttaaacataaaaaactattttttttttaatacacaagCAGACAATACATAGCCTGTACAAATGATTTCCAAAAGAAACCGCTCATCCTCACCAGTCATCCCAGCTCCATCTGAACTGGAAGTTACTTAGATGATGAGAGAACCAGTTGAGGAGcctgaaacacagaaaaatccaccacattaaagaaacattaaaggGACAAAGCTTTGAAGACTCTAAAGCCTCTTTGAAGTCAATGctgataacattttattactgCAGTAAGAAAAGTTTTAATGAGGATTAAATTGAAAGTCTGTTATCAGAATTCAGCTGGGtaactttacattttcagaatgagatatattatttaaaccaatgcagttcacccaaaaactataaagaaagtttctttcttatgcCGAACAGAAAACAAGATACTCTGAAGAATTTTGCTGATCCAAACAGTCGTTGGTCCCTACTAGCGTCTATGGTAATGCTGAGAAAGCAATACTGTTCAAGTCAACAGGGACAAATCAACTACCCCTTTTAACAAAAGAGAATGGCTTAGCAAACTACTCAACTTCAAATTGAAGACTCACCGGTCTATGCAGGTTGTGTTCATTGTGTCCAGCCTCATATACATCATTTCTGTAGCTTGAGCAAGCTGAATAACAGCAGGTTAAAGAAAACCACAACAGTAAAGGATGTTTATTTTAACTCTTATATTGTGGCACAAATGCTTAAGAGGACTCatctaaaaacacattcacatgGCTTTCAGTGGGTATGAAGGATACAACTTGTGGTAAAGAGCCTGGTTGCAGTTTGCAGAGCTCAATGAGTAATGCGGTATACATGACGTCAATGTGAGGAGGATTCGGCAGCTGGAATAACTCACCAAATATCACCTACAGATATAAAGACACAGCACTTCActgaaataacatatttaaagcCTTATTTGGACAGGAATAGTTTTTCAAATTACATTTGAGTTTTGATTCTTGTCACCTGATGTCTATGATTTTCGTGTACTAATTCAAAGGGGACCCATATCTTTgtataatcaattttttttttttttttaaaaataggagGGTCTGTTTACATCTAGGTGTTGCAGAGTATGAAGTACATTGCATATAGCTATTTGGATTGATTACTATTAGTTACTATAACCACAGTTTTACTAAAAAAGCCATGATGGTTCAGCTACAGCTATTATAGCTAAACCATGGTAAATTTGAGGCTAGTTCATCTATTCAATTTTATCTAGTAAACCCATGTTTCAGTTTCGTAAAAGTGCATACAGtatgtaattaaaacattatgtaaCTGAATGCAGAAATGAAGGCAAGTAATCTTACCTGACCATGGTATTACAGTAGTGAGTCTAAGCAGTTACATGATTTAGctcttgattttatttatttatttttaattctttaccAGGAGACAAACATAtcaaaaatgtacacagtagTAAGAGCGGAGTaaatttgttgtaaaaaaataacttttggcAAATCAAACTTTTGCATTCGGACGGTTCGGATAgtattttgttttctcagaGGATCAAAGAGTTTGccggaaaaaaaataataataataatttgctcatAAATTATTAGAGGttgtgagagaaaaacagacGTGGCAGACTCAGAGGAAATTTAAACAGCAAAGTACATCCAAGAAACACAAATTTCTAAAACTAGTCATGTTTGAATAGAGCTTAACTGCCCATTTACTGCAATAACAGTAGCTAACATATTTTaccatatattaaaaaaaaaaaaaaatg
The genomic region above belongs to Puntigrus tetrazona isolate hp1 chromosome 14, ASM1883169v1, whole genome shotgun sequence and contains:
- the LOC122357822 gene encoding nuclear cap-binding protein subunit 1 gives rise to the protein MSRRRHSDESDAGSQPHKRRRTSEPIEIEDRLESLICRVGEKSTSSLESNLEGLAGVLEADLPNYKSKILRILCAVARLLPEKLTVYTTLVGLLNARNYNFGGEFVEAMIRQLKETLKSNLYSEAVYLVRFLSDLVNCHVIAAPSMVAMFENFVSVTQEEDIPQVRSDWYVYAVLSSLPWVGKELYEKKDVEMDRLLSQVEGYLKRRQKTHVPMLQVWTAEKPHPQEEYLDCLWAQVQKLKKDRWQERHILRPYIAFDSVLCEALQHNLPPFTPPAHSDDAIYPMPHVVFRMFDYTDAPEGPVMPGSHSVERFVIEENLHCIIKSHWRERKTCAAQLLSYPGKNKIPLNYHIVEVIFGELFQLPNPPHIDVMYTALLIELCKLQPGSLPQVLAQATEMMYMRLDTMNTTCIDRLLNWFSHHLSNFQFRWSWDDWADCLTQDIEKPKPKFVKEVLEKCMRLSYHQRIVDIVPPSFSALIPANPVCTYKYGDEADSTLPGLAMATTVGNAIKNRASNEEILIVLKDVPNPNQDDDDDEGDGFNPLKIEVFLQTLLHLAAKSFSHSFSALAKFHEVLKTLTDSDEGKLHILRVLYEFWRNHPQMISVLVDKLIRTQIVDCAAVANWVFSPEMAHDFTRFYVWEILHSTIRKMNKHVQKIQKELDEAKEKLEKQHNKKQRDSGDEEDMEKNSEDEEGQLEEQIERLQEKVESAQSEQKNLFLVIFQRFIMLLTEHLVRCETSGVDINTSWYKNCIERLQQIFLMHHVIIQQYMGTLENLLFTAELDHHILAVYQQFCALQL